In Macadamia integrifolia cultivar HAES 741 chromosome 12, SCU_Mint_v3, whole genome shotgun sequence, the following are encoded in one genomic region:
- the LOC122057110 gene encoding serine carboxypeptidase-like 50, with translation MTLGRNQRRRVMESIPKLIKLLCFLSLLCVSLANPTPLFPKESQPLKSGYLPINSSTSSAIYFAFYEAQRPIFSLSQTPLLVWLQGGPGCSSLLGNFFELGPWRLNLNQNDSNNPVLEPNPGAWNRQFGLLFIDNPIGAGFSIASSPAEIPRDQETMANHLISALTSFISSDPLFKSRPLYITGESYAGKYVPAVGYYILQQGSDLNLMGVAIGNGLTHPITQVATHAATAYYSGLINEKQRTQLEEIQAQAVKLTQEGKWKEASDARVRILDSLENLTGLATLYDLRRKTPYETEIVTAFLNKEQVKDALGVDKSLVWEECSGVVGDALHDDVMKSVKFMVEELVKKSKVLLYQGQFDLRDGVVSTEEWVKEMNWEGLQSFLMADRKVWKVNGEFAGYVQKWGSLSEVVVSGAGHLVPADQAVNSQAMIADWILEKGHFQDEKKSISLSDGKGYL, from the coding sequence ATGACCCTTGGACGAAACCAGAGAAGAAGAGTAATGGAGTCCATTCCCAAGCTTATCAAGTTACTCtgtttcctttcccttctttgcGTCTCTTTGGCCAATCCAACTCCTCTCTTCCCCAAAGAATCACAACCTTTGAAATCTGGATACTTACCGATCAATTCATCAACCAGTTCAGCCATTTACTTCGCCTTCTATGAAGCTCAAAGACCTATTTTCTCTTTATCTCAAACACCTCTCCTTGTTTGGCTCCAAGGTGGCCCCGGCTGCTCTTCTCTGCTCGGCAACTTCTTTGAGCTCGGCCCTTGGCGTTTGAATCTCAATCAAAATGATAGCAATAACCCAGTTCTTGAGCCTAACCCAGGTGCTTGGAATCGTCAATTTGGGCTTCTTTTTATTGATAACCCAATTGGAGCTGGTTTCAGTATTGCTTCTTCTCCTGCAGAGATCCCAAGAGACCAAGAAACCATGGCCAATCACCTTATCTCTGCCCTCACATCTTTTATTTCCTCAGACCCACTCTTCAAATCTCGCCCACTTTACATCACTGGAGAGAGCTATGCTGGAAAATATGTTCCTGCTGTTGGGTACTATATACTGCAACAGGGTTCGGATTTGAACTTAATGGGAGTTGCAATTGGGAACGGATTGACTCACCCAATCACTCAGGTCGCTACTCATGCTGCAACTGCTTACTACTCCGGGTTAATTAATGAGAAACAGAGGACCCAGCTAGAGGAGATTCAAGCCCAGGCTGTGAAGTTGACCCAAGAGGGTAAATGGAAGGAAGCATCTGATGCACGTGTCAGGATCTTGGATTCCTTGGAGaatttgactgggttggctacTCTTTATGATCTGAGGAGGAAGACCCCTTATGAAACAGAAATTGTCACTGCTTTTCTGAACAAGGAACAAGTGAAGGATGCTTTAGGTGTTGACAAATCTTTGGTTTGGGAGGAATGTAGTGGTGTGGTTGGGGATGCTCTGCACGATGATGTGATGAAGAGTGTGAAGTTTATGGTGGAGGAATTGGTGAAGAAGAGTAAGGTTTTGCTGTACCAAGGACAGTTTGATTTGAGGGATGGAGTGGTTTCTACTGAAGAGTGGGTGAAAGAGATGAATTGGGAAGGACTACAGAGTTTTTTAATGGCAGACCGGAAGGTCTGGAAAGTGAATGGAGAGTTTGCTGGGTATGTGCAAAAATGGGGGAGCTTGAGTGAAGTTGTTGTTTCAGGGGCTGGGCACCTTGTCCCTGCTGATCAGGCAGTGAATTCTCAGGCGATGATCGCAGATTGGATTCTGGAGAAGGGACATTTTCAAGATGAGAAAAAGAGCATTTCATTATCAGATGGTAAGGGTTATCTATGA
- the LOC122057224 gene encoding uncharacterized protein LOC122057224 translates to MSLEKPLYKTTQSSGLLPLFFSTLCFNGKLYTGGAGRNKKEAEQLAARTVIQSILVESSSGRCLTEIIKSKGKLYAAMHKIKDSGASTSERRVVVVPPVINKLPMPAYSGTCQGQLVIAPVIQSSVHELKKPKVEPSSEATTSFTGAFQPAPHVHQPHPNQVQNDVPLAQPSSANFGGTSQGIIVQNEVPLALPSAVNVRDSSQGIVFVQHEVPLALPSAVNVRDSSQGIVVVQNEVPLTDPSAVGSSSQGTVVTSPGVKRPRKKNKRGGKKRFRNEGSQFSMPAVNQTTSCSVAH, encoded by the exons ATGAGCCTTGAGAAGCCCTTGTACAAGACCACTCAATCATCAGGACTGCTTCCATTGTTTTTCTCTACCTTGTGTTTCAATGGTAAACTTTATACGGGTGGTGCcggaagaaataagaaagaagctGAACAGCTGGCTGCTCGCACTGTTATTCAGTCGATTCTGG TTGAATCTAGCTCAGGAAGGTGCCTTACTGAGATCATCAAATCTAAAGGAAAACTTTATGCTGCAATGCATAAGATCAAGGATTCTGGTGCATCTACAAGTGAACGAAGAGTAGTTGTAGTCCCCCCAGTGATTAATAAGTTGCCAATGCCTGCATATTCTGGAACATGTCAAGGACAACTGGTTATTGCCCCAGTTATACAATCATCTGTCCATGAActaaaaaaaccaaaagtggAACCTTCTAGTGAAGCAACTACTAGTTTTACTGGAGCATTTCAGCCTGCTCCTCATGTCCATCAGCCACATCCAAATCAAGTACAAAATGATGTTCCATTGGCGCAGCCTTCTTCTGCTAATTTTGGAGGCACTTCCCAGGGCATCATTGTTCAAAATGAAGTTCCATTGGCTCTGCCTTCTGCTGTTAATGTTAGAGACAGTTCCCAGGGCATCGTTTTTGTTCAACATGAAGTTCCATTGGCTCTGCCTTCTGCTGTTAATGTTAGAGACAGTTCCCAGGGCATCGTTGTTGTTCAAAATGAAGTTCCATTGACGGATCCTTCTGCTGTTGGAAGTAGTTCCCAGGGCACAGTTGTCACTTCACCTGGTGTGAAACGTCCTCGCAAAAAGAACAAGagagggggaaagaaaagattCCGAAATGAAGG GTCCCAGTTTTCTATGCCAGCTGTAAATCAGACTACCTCATGTTCTGTTGCCCATTGA